The genomic stretch tttaagtAAATCATAGCTTAAGTCTCTATATTTCTTACAAAGAAGTAATTAATTGATCTCTCACATCTGCAATGACTTCCTGCTGTTCACTTTCCACCACTGAAATGCTACGCTGAGACCAATTTTCCAGTCATGCTTGTtcctgacttgatggtgaaatGAAATGTGGTCAAGAGATTAatcgattgtttttcaaaaaagaatgaTTACGTGATTTGTTCCATAAAACAATGAGGACCACTCTACAATTACTCTGATGTCTTATTGCAAATGTGGGTCATCATGTTTGTTCCTTGGAGCTAACAGACAAGCACATCAGACAAAATTAAGGAGCTGAGTTTGGGCTTAATAATTGTTTTGGGCTACACCGATCATACTCTAGCAAAGAAACGAgtaaagaagaaaggaaacacGAAACGATGAGAGTGGAATGGCAACCTCAGCATGGCTCTTGTAAGACGAAAACTGAGCTTAGCACTAACCTAGCTTGGAGCGCCATATCCCATTAGCGAGGCCTGGTAAATTTACAACGTCTTGACCCTCCTCTCCTCTAATATTCGTCTACTCTTTAATGCACGGAGAGGGCCAAGGATGGTATGATTGACGATATACTGCAGAGCACAGGAAACCCATGAGAAGTAGGCTTGCAGAGACAAGCCCCGTGTTAAAGAAGTTGTCTCCCTTTGGTCGGATTGCAGAGAGAACTGGGTAGCCGATTCGTGCAGTGAACCTGTCCAGTTGATCTAGGTTTTCCTTCAGGTCGCTAGTTGCACCAAATCCAGCCCCTACCCCAGTAGCCAATAAGGATAGTATAACCTGTTCGAGATTCCCAGtacagcaaaaataaaaaaaaggtaaaaggtaAGTCATTGCGTCTTGCGACTTGAGCTTTTATGAAATGGTTGCTCGAGTCCAAGATCGTAAATAATGTTACATGGAGTCAAAACTGCGAACATTTTACTGCGTAAGAGGTCGAGTGGGCAGTTACTTCAAAAGGAGATTAATTTTTATGGATGGTTGTGGTAGACTATTattgattctatttttttttatacatgcaaACTAATTGCccactaaattaataaaatcaagtaaGAATTCCAAATATAAAATCTTGCAGTGGTATGcatgaaaattgagttttgatacACAACTTAatttagtctattttttttatatatataacatgagATGTTCGGGTCAGTTTACATACACCACGATTAATTTCTGAGTTCATCAAATATCCTGTAAATCcgataaacaaataaaacatcacGAAGATGACAGATATGTACCAAAAAAATCGAATCTtagtatagaaaaaataaaaaaataataagtattttttttgttagtacaCGAACTCAAGTGCAAATCATTTCTAATTGAAAAGGTTGTGGGCATTGTGGCTACATTTTGATGGGATATATATTACGTACCTCTAGGATGCAAGAAAAACCACCAAACGTTGTGTAGAACATTTCTCAAATCTTATTTTGCCATGATTTctcttaataattaaaagaaagaaagaaaaaaaataactaaataaagaatggttaaaattaacttaatgtttTATGCTCGGTGGAAAGTCATATTTCAAATGAAACGATCAACTGTATGAGAATTGTTGGGGAAACCGAGACAcgtcttttgtttatttacgtaaaaaattctataaaaatattatagtaaaaaaaaccccCCGTTAAATCCGAGTCATTCACTTAGTTTTAAATAGCTTAGTTAAGGCAATATAACTATCCTTAATAtactatatatcaaaataatcataTTACAGAACCCACCTATAAAAAAGtcataaataatatatactGAGATCCACTaaataatcaatcaaatgttCTTCATCCGAGTTCATAGAACTCGATTCGGTCTTTGTGATAACTTTTCTCTTGTCTTTTCTctgttttcaaatttcttttatgtttgggttttttttttgtgaaaatgtCATTAattgatatgttatatttatatcattatttttttaaaaaaaatttaaacaaataaatttatttattattgtaggtaagaaaatatatgatttaatgCTTTTATacgtataaaaataaaaaatcaaacaatctaTGAGACagagtgttttcctttttttcatttgaatagACCACCAGTTCGCCAAAGTGGCTTACTGGGTCGAATCAATATATTTCTTGCGCCTCTGGCCAAGTCTCAACCAACACCTAATTAACATATCAGCACTAATTAATAAATTGGAACGAACAAATACATAACAAATAAGCACAAACCTTATCGCCAAAGAAGTCGAAGTTAAAGCAGGCTGACATGGTTAATCACGCGTTTCCCCAAGCTTACATGGTGGATTGAATCACATTTGCAGAAAGCATGAAATATCCATATGAAAATCTAAAACCCAAGCCAAAAGCTAGCTAGCAATTAGAGAGGTATCAGAGGGCAGAGAGTTTCCTCACCGATCGATAGGCATATATATTCTTGAAGCGAAGATGCAAGGTCTCTAAATGTTGCAGTGTCCGTTGCAAGAACAGTGAGAGACGCCAAGAGAAAAATCAACGTAAAGGCTCTCACTAAAAGGGCTGTTATTGGCAAGGCTTTGGAGGCCTGGGCTGCAGGCTGAcacattgtttaaaaaaaaaaaaaaactaagtatgATGAACACATGCATTAACtaatgctagctagctagctatatTGCCTGGTTTTTACGGAGATATTGTTTTTGTCCCTGTCGTGAAAACAAGAGAAATAGTAGCTTCGATAGAAACGAAGGATTCTTGGTTTTCTTACAAGAGAAGGCCTCATGGATGCGCGCTTCTCCTAATTAATTTGCATTGAGTCTCCACCTTTGATTTATCTATACGTATTCAGTGACAAGTTTAAAAACGTAGCCCCCTCGCTTctcctatttaatttttccttACATCCTTATCAGACATGTACCATGTTAAATATATCCAAGAGTGTACGTATTTATCAGAGAAATTGCGTTGAAATTAAGTCTGCAGTGGCTCACAAGCAATCGGCATTTCTCATTAATTTATCCCTCATTTCTCTGCTGTACCTAGGGGCGTTTtaatcttgtgtttaatttaaaaaaaaattaaattaatggttttttttaataattttaatatgttactgtaaaaaaataaataaaaaatctaaaaacattaaaaaacaccCTAAGCTATAATACTAAATACACACTGCTACCAATATCATTTTGAGGTTCGGGATGTAGCTAAGAAGAAAGTGCatcattttaaagttaatgGAAGAGCTAaaggtgataataataataataaaaaaaaaacaattattttctcaTGTCACATTAATTTTGAATACAATAATATCCTTAAAATAAGAGGAAAGAAGTAATAGATAGTTGTTTTTACTTGTATGATCACCCACTATAATCATTTTTCATCCATTTTGAATTAATGATAATTCGAATTAACCCATAcgttttttttgatatttcttatataaatatatatttgttatttccaaTGCTAAATCTAGCTagcaaaaccaataaaataaaataaaaagtaattctaATTATCGATATGATACcagaaatatatttatcttatattatccttcaattagagtttttaaaatttatttatccaCGTGATCAAATTTGAGAGAAAATAAGATGAGAGAATCCCAATTCAAAACGTCATCGTGCTGTAAGGAGCTAAAAGGACGAGGTAGAAAACAAAGTAAATGACTGATATGATGGTAGTGCAAATCTGTCATGGAAATGgctcccttttcttctttcttttttgccgctttcgttttttcttttctcctcagTGTGGACATTAGGAAAGCAATCAATCAGAAATTATGTTAATAGatagaagatgaaaccaagctgCCTCCGAGCAACACCCAACAAGTCGAGTCCGCATGATTGCGAGCCAAGATTTCAAGAACATTGATGGGCCCATTGGACCATGAGCTAATCAAAAGTGGAAACCCTCTGCCCTCTCATTTCTTAAATCCCCGGATTACAGAGGTGACCAGGGTTTCTAGCAAGCATTTCCTTACATAATCTAATCATGAACAGGGTGTTGATAGCTTTGAGTTCAAGTCATTGTGATCGAGTGGCATCAAGTTGTTCGTTTGACAGATATCCACATTTCACAATTGACCCAATTATGGcatttcttgtttttgaaattgactATATTACTGGCAGTGACAGGGTActagatggtgatggtgatggctGATCCGATTTTTCCTTGCACAAAGTTTCCATCTCAGAAGATCTATCATTGTCAACGACAGGTTCTTGTAAGAGAGCAATTCTTCATGTTGTTTGCATGAACAGGGTGGGGATCCCATGTTTTAGGATGTTAATCTTCAGAACTGGGAACGGGGAAGGTAAACAGATGGATGCAGAAATTTAAGGATTATGAAGGTTGGTTGACAGATGTCAGGATATCTGGCTCTATACAATGTCTTGCATTTCATGAGGAAGAGACCAAAGATATGATCATAATCTCTGTTAGGCACTAATCAACAAAacgaaattaaaacattttcaaaTTAGATACAGGAAAATTCTTAAAACCTTAGCATAAGATATTGAAAACCTTATCTTCTTACACTATATGATCCACAAACAATACAGAATGTTCAACCACTGTTGCTGCTTCCATTGGCTGATCCAGGCATCAGCTCTCTCAACATGGCCACCACTTGCAACATGCTAGGCCGCTTGGAAGGAAAATCATCAACACACTGCAATGATATTTCCAAATACCTGACCATTTCTTTAACTTCTTCTGCCTCAGCTTCATCAGTTCCTTTAGTCACAGAGAGAAATTCTGGGTCTATCACTTCCATCTGTTTCCCTTCTCTTACCTTCATTTTCACCCAACCCACCAAGTTAGTGTCTCCAAAATCCTCTTTATCTGTGGGGCGTTTTCCTGTCAGGAGTTCCAGTAGTACAACACCAAACGAATAGACATCTCCTTTTGCAGTGCACCGAAAACTTTGGTAGTACTCAGGCGGCACATACCCCGGCGTTCCTGCTAGTGTGCTTACACTAAGATGAGTGTCAAGTGCACTTATGAGCCTTGCCATTCCAAAATCTGAAACTCTTGCTTCCATTTCGTGGTCCAACAGAACATTGCTCGACTTCATGTCTCGGTGAATAATGTGTGGGATGCAATTGTGGTGTAAGAAACAAAGTCCCTTGGCTGCACCTCTGGCAATCTTTTTCCTTTCATCCCAAGTTAGAATCCGTCTGTCTCGTGCTCTTCCCCTTCCATGTAGCATTTCCTCGAGACTTCCAAACTCCATGAATTCATACACAAGCAGTCTCTCTTCACCAATTTTGCAATATCCAAGAAGAGGAACAAGGTTCCTATGCTTTATCTTCCCTAGAGTTTCCATTTCGGCCATGAACTCTCGATCACCCTGGCAGCTTAATCTTATCAGTTTCTTGATTGCAACACTGGAACCATCCTTCAATGTGGCCTTAAACACCTCTCCAAACCCACCACACCCAATAAGGCTGGCTGCAGAGAAGCCATTGGTGGCCTCAATGAGCTGAGAAAACTTGAGCTTCCTCAGCTGCCTCTGAAATGTAGCAACGTTGATGCTTAATGGTTCTTTCTCTTTGTCAATCTTCCATGTTGTAGCAGCATGAGATGCTTGCAGACTATTAAGCATCTTGACCTCCTCTGCTTCCTTATGCCTCACACGCATCGCTATCGCCCACACAACCAAAATGCACAGGGAAGCAATGGAGATGAGGATCCCTAAGACAATGCTATTAGCCCACGATGTAGCTGAACTCTTTCTACCTCCTCTGCCACCATCTGGGACTGGATTAGATGCTGCATGACTATTTCCGCTCCCACACGGGTTCAGTGGAACCCCGCAAAGTCCTGGATTGTTTGCGTACTGGCTTGCTGGAAGTGTACTGAGCTGCCCCCTCTGTGGGATTTCCCCTGTTAATTCATTATTTGAAAGATCAATTTGCACCAAGAAAGATAGGTTTGAGAATGAATCTGGGATTTGACCCTGCAATCTGTTATGCGATGCATCAAACACACCCAAATTCTTGAGCTGGCCAAGTGATGCAGGAATCTCTCCAGATAGCTGGTTATGAGCTAATTCAAGAACTTGGAGGGCCATCATTTCCCCAGTTTCGTCCGGAATTTTCCCTCGGAGCTCATTGTATGACAGATCCAGATACTCcagtgtttggtattgtgtgaAAAGGCTCAGGACTGCTCCTGAATACAATCTTGTGAAATCACAAGTCTTCAAAGTTGGTACCTGCAAGAGTCTTTCGGCTTTGATTCCAGCAAATTCCAGCAAACCTCCAACTCCTTTGCATGAATTCCCCACATTCCGAACAAACACCAAAGTGTTTCCGGACAGAATTCCACTCAATGCTTTTGCCCCCAGCTGCCGACCAAGTCGAGGTGGGATTTCACCAGTGAGCTTGTTGCTGTTCAAGTCTAACCAAACCAAGCTGCTGCAATTTCCTAGTTCTGTCGGTATCTCTCCACTCAAACTATTGTTCGCTAGTTGCAAGACCGCTAACCTTGACAGAAGGCCGAATTCTCTTGGGATTTTACCTGTGAATTGATTGCTTGTGAGAGATATCCATTCAAGATTACTGCAACTGAATAATTCAACTGGAATTATGCCGCTTAGGTTGTTGTTATTGAGAATTAGATCCTTCAGATTCTTGCATTTGCCCAATTCCGGTGGAATTTTCCCTTCCAGACCATTATACCACGCTATTAGCTGCTCCAGGTTCTCGAGGTTTCCAAGCTCAGCCGGGATCGATCCATTAAGGAAGTTTATGCTGACATCAAGCCTCTTCAGCTTGGAACATTGTGATAGTTGTGCTGGGATTTCTCCCTCAAGGAGATTATCCGGCAATCTCAGCTCCTCAAGAGAGGCTGCACCTGGGCATATATCTGGTGGAATGGTACCAGAAAATATATTGGAACTAAGATCCAAAACTTTTAAGCTTTTGCAGTAAGAAACTGAAGCTGGAAATAATCCAGAAATTAGGTTGTAACTTAACAGCAATCTCTCCAAAGAACCAAGATTTTGAAGGATAGAATCTGGAAAAGGCCCTGATATGTTGTTGTTAGACAAATCAAGAGTTTGCAGCCAAGAACAAGGGGAAAAGGAGACAGGAATCGAGCCTGAAATGTTGTTATATGAAAGCTTAAGTTCTAGAAGTGAATTACATGCATTTCCCAGCTCAGAAGGAATCCAACCAGAGATATGATTGTGAGAGAGATCCAATCTCTGTAAACTGCCCAGTTCACCAAGAGACCCGGGGATCTCTCCTGTGATCATATTGAACGAAAGATTCAAAGTTTTGAGATTAGAACAATTTGAAAGTGAAGGAGGAATGGAGTCAATTAAAAAGTTTCCAGACAGATCAAGTTGCGACAAGGAGTTGCAGGAATTCTCAACTCTCAAACCAGAAATGGACCCTGTAAAATTGTTATAAGAAAGGTCAAGTGCCTGAACTTTATCAGAGTTCAATAAGAGATCATCTGGTAATGACGACAAGTTATTATGAGAAAGGTTTATGTAAACAAGATTCGGGTTCTTGGAGAAAAATTTCTCAGGAACCGGACCTTCAAGTCCAGTAGAAGATAACTGGAGCTGTTGCAGTGCGTATGGGAGGTGAAGCAAAGAGGTGGAATTTACAGTAAACGGATTCGAAGATAAATTCAGAGCAGACAACATGTCAAGAGAAGATAAAGGATCGAAAGAGATGATCCCAGCAAGAGAACTTCCACTAAGATCAAGATGAGTGACTCTTCCAAGAGTGCAAGAGACACCATACCAGTTGCATGGACTTCGATTAATCTGCCACCCTGATAAAACTCTATTTGGGTCATTTTGAATAATCTTCTTGAACGAAAGAAGGGCTGCAGCATCGGTCCTTATCGATGGAACGGGACCCTGCTCGGTCACGGAAACCGAAACAGAAAACACGAAGAGAAGGAGTGCAAGTGCAAGATGATGGAAAAGCTGAACCGGGTTACTCTCCATTGGAGAAACAAGatttgcaggaaaaaaaaacagttgagagagagagagagtagcaGTGCTGTGTAGTGTAGTGTATAGAAAAAGATGGTAAAGAAAGTGGTGAATATGATGAGAAATTGTCGTTGATGTCGCAAAGAGAGGGAAAGCTTTAGGAAAAGGGATTGctttttattatggttttttcttttcttttcttttaacaaaatggAAAAGGAGGGAACGTGGAGAGcgaataaagaagaaaagaacctCACTGGGTTGATTTGATTGCCtacttattatattttatttttagttggaTTGAAGGTATATATTTAATCTCGTATAAAATCAGTCACAAGATACCCAAAATCCTTACAGAATCGAGAGAAAAAATGGAATTGGGAGATAAGTTTCTGCAAGTATCACAAGGCTCTAGTTTTCCAGAGTAGCAGACACTCGTATACAGACATCGAGAGGATATGGTGGGAGGGTTGATTTGACTTTCGGTCAAAACCAGTGGGGACTCGCAGACAAGGTCCATCTAGGATCGGCTGCTTTTTGTTGAGAGAGATGGGGAAGAAagggagaaaataaataaaaaaaacaaaaaaaaggggatTTTGCTCGATCCAAGATCACTGTCTGTCAGTGAGGCGTGGGAGAATGTCTCCTCCCTAGGAATGTGATGACATCGATATGATCTTGGCAGATACATTCAGAATGTAAGATGCCTTTATAAAAATTGCAGAGATTTCCCTTTCAGGTCCCCATATGAACACCCCCTACGATCGTTTCTCAAgtataaaatgactttttttttcttgcattttaatttatttcttttccctTGCTGCTGGGCTGCAAGTGCACGGGATTGCTgctcaaataaaattcaatgctTAGAATTTGAGCTGAGTGCTTTCATTTCAATACGTAAAAATGGTATCAGAATATCCCatccattaaaataattgatttccaAAAATATACTATTCTCTGAGCTCATCTTAAAGCCCGTGTCAGATAAATTACGAGtccatttattatattattatatcaaaataattttaaaaaataaaaattaaactatctatataaaaattaatattttaaaaatataaaaacaaacagtattGTTATTAAACAATTCATGtgtattgttttataaatatatggtATTGAACAATTGCATAAAGAAACTCAGCCAAGAATCTTCACCCTTGTTATGTTAAGAACTTTTcctgataattaaaaaaaaaataacctcatTCCTATGTAAATaactttttggttttatttatttattttttgtcaactCAAAGTAGTTTTCATTCCATCATGTAAAGGCGTGGCAAGGGTTGGATCAATAAGCATTCTATTACCCATTCTTTGACATTATAgtttaactatatttttgaaaaattaaaattttttagtttaaaaataaaatttttaacttttttttatcgtttttgaCATTCTAATgctaggaaaataaaatattattttaaaacatacatTAAAAAAGGTGTCACATTTGTAAATTGCTTATAGATAATCTACTCCATTCCATTTTACTATTTCCATTTTTGGCACTGTTTTGTCGCTTTCAATTTGAGGTGTCGTGGAATTCAATATGTGAATT from Populus alba chromosome 8, ASM523922v2, whole genome shotgun sequence encodes the following:
- the LOC118054722 gene encoding serine/threonine-protein kinase BRI1-like 2; protein product: MESNPVQLFHHLALALLLFVFSVSVSVTEQGPVPSIRTDAAALLSFKKIIQNDPNRVLSGWQINRSPCNWYGVSCTLGRVTHLDLSGSSLAGIISFDPLSSLDMLSALNLSSNPFTVNSTSLLHLPYALQQLQLSSTGLEGPVPEKFFSKNPNLVYINLSHNNLSSLPDDLLLNSDKVQALDLSYNNFTGSISGLRVENSCNSLSQLDLSGNFLIDSIPPSLSNCSNLKTLNLSFNMITGEIPGSLGELGSLQRLDLSHNHISGWIPSELGNACNSLLELKLSYNNISGSIPVSFSPCSWLQTLDLSNNNISGPFPDSILQNLGSLERLLLSYNLISGLFPASVSYCKSLKVLDLSSNIFSGTIPPDICPGAASLEELRLPDNLLEGEIPAQLSQCSKLKRLDVSINFLNGSIPAELGNLENLEQLIAWYNGLEGKIPPELGKCKNLKDLILNNNNLSGIIPVELFSCSNLEWISLTSNQFTGKIPREFGLLSRLAVLQLANNSLSGEIPTELGNCSSLVWLDLNSNKLTGEIPPRLGRQLGAKALSGILSGNTLVFVRNVGNSCKGVGGLLEFAGIKAERLLQVPTLKTCDFTRLYSGAVLSLFTQYQTLEYLDLSYNELRGKIPDETGEMMALQVLELAHNQLSGEIPASLGQLKNLGVFDASHNRLQGQIPDSFSNLSFLVQIDLSNNELTGEIPQRGQLSTLPASQYANNPGLCGVPLNPCGSGNSHAASNPVPDGGRGGRKSSATSWANSIVLGILISIASLCILVVWAIAMRVRHKEAEEVKMLNSLQASHAATTWKIDKEKEPLSINVATFQRQLRKLKFSQLIEATNGFSAASLIGCGGFGEVFKATLKDGSSVAIKKLIRLSCQGDREFMAEMETLGKIKHRNLVPLLGYCKIGEERLLVYEFMEFGSLEEMLHGRGRARDRRILTWDERKKIARGAAKGLCFLHHNCIPHIIHRDMKSSNVLLDHEMEARVSDFGMARLISALDTHLSVSTLAGTPGYVPPEYYQSFRCTAKGDVYSFGVVLLELLTGKRPTDKEDFGDTNLVGWVKMKVREGKQMEVIDPEFLSVTKGTDEAEAEEVKEMVRYLEISLQCVDDFPSKRPSMLQVVAMLRELMPGSANGSSNSG